The genomic interval CTCAACAAACAAAACTTGTGGAGGAACAGTTGATTGCAGCTTTGTCTGCTTAATGTATTTCCCTGTTTGCCGATCAGGTCGCCACGCATAGCCTAATTGAAACAATGCTTGTATGTCGGGCGAAACTGAGACAATGCGAGAACCAAATGGAGGATTTGTAATAACAGCATCAAAGGTTCCAAGCAAGTTCTTTAATGGCAATGTATTTTCATCATCATTTTCCCAAATCAGGGAATCTGCACAAAGTACATTGACAGAGGAAAGTGTTATGAGAGAAAGCCTTGCTGATGCAAGACTCACCAAATATCGATCTTTATCTACTCCGAAAATACTATCTGCAATTTCATAAGGAGTAAGACCAGAAGCTACTAAGTGACGTGCAGTAGCATTCAAAAATCCACCAGCGCCACAAGCTGGATCAATAATTTTTTCACCCGGACGCGGATCTACAATAGAAACTAAAAGCTCAATCGCATTCTGAGGTGTGAAAAACTGTCCTTCCTGACCTCTAACAACAGAACCTACGAAAACTTCATAAGCATCCCCGAAAGGATCGCGGTTCCAATTGTCTAAATCAATTCCTTCAAGCTTCTGATCAACATAAGTAAGGCTTTCAGCATCCAGTAATATATCTTCTTCTTGATTAAAGAGTGAATCCAATCCAAAAATTGCAGGTAAAAGATCACGTAATTCTAGGAAAGCTTGTCGATATTCTTTAGCAATGCTTAGAGGAGTATTTAACTCGGTGAACTGAACTCCTTGCTTTCGTAAATAGAGTTTGCAGAATAAGCATTTAATCACTTCGGCTAGAAGTGCCTCGTCTCGCGTTGCTCCTACATACCGACCAGCCAAGTAATTGCGAATCTGCCGATACGCTTCTTTGTAATCCAAAGGACTTAGCGGCTCCTCTAGCAAGATCAACTGCTGTTCTTTGATTTCTTTCTGTTGTAGCTTGCGTCCCATGTGGTTCAGTTAGAGGTAGGTCTTTGTTTAAGGTGCTTTCGCCAACAGATACTACGATCGCCAGATTGTAAGAGTACCATTTCAGCAGGTAATGGTGGAATCTGTGGTGAAAGTTTCAAGGAAGTTTAGTTCAGCGATCGCCCTCCAACTCTCACCCTTCAACCTCTGATCTCGAAATCCCAACCTCTGAACCCGAAACTTCACCTTCCGAACTCGAAACTCCGACCTCAAAGCTTGAAACTCCGACCTCAGAACCCGAAACTTCGACCTCAGAACCCGGAACTCCGACCTCAAAGCTTGAAACTCCGACCTCAGAACTCGGAACTTCGCCTTCCGATCTCGAAACTTCGACCTCAGAACTTGAAATCCCGACCTCGAAGCTCGAAACGCCACGATCGCACCACCGAATCCCGCGATCGACCCTTAAACCTTCCCCTACTCCTCCACTCTGGGACGCTGCATCACACTGATCACCTCATCAACATTACGAGTGGGCATCAGCCGTGACCAATCTCTCACCTCCGTAATCCGGGCACTGTGCAACCGATGGATGACTCCCCTGACCCAATTGGGTGTACCCACCAAAATCATCCAGTTCGATCGCTTTTCAGCATCGGTCAAGCTTTCCATCACTGCTTCAATCGGTGTTTTATCAGAATCACTGGGTAATTTCTTTGGCATCTTCGCTCATCCTTTTTCATCTTCCAGGTTGTTTGTAATCACAAACATTATCACTTCACCTTCTGTTTGTAAATACAAACATTTACTTGGGTATGCCTCTCTGACACCATAAAGGGCATGGGAAAAGCCGGAAAAGCACTCAAGCGCGTCCTTGAAACCTACAACATTAGCCAGAATCGGCTAGCCGTAACAATGGGACTGAACCGCTCGACAGTTTATCAGTGGTTCAACGAAATCACCGATCCTTCAGCAGAATCGGTTACTCAAATCATTGCTGCCCTGGAA from Kovacikia minuta CCNUW1 carries:
- a CDS encoding helix-turn-helix domain-containing protein is translated as MGKAGKALKRVLETYNISQNRLAVTMGLNRSTVYQWFNEITDPSAESVTQIIAALEQLNEAAAKEFVLLYLGRIAQPEPEQPED